From Pseudovibrio sp. Tun.PSC04-5.I4, a single genomic window includes:
- a CDS encoding helix-turn-helix domain-containing protein, translating into MSGARRSFAGVDCAVAQAIEQMGDPWILLILRCQFQGIKRFDDFQGHLQISSSVLTDRLGRLVKAGLLHKEQDKQDKRGTVYLLTEKGLDFYPVMIALHQWSERWEAREGGPRLELLDKVKGEAVREVRVLSQDYKELGARDVVAQIGDQGGDMMQDIQDRLKKRRGDTA; encoded by the coding sequence ATGAGCGGAGCGCGTAGAAGCTTTGCAGGCGTGGACTGTGCGGTTGCACAGGCGATTGAGCAGATGGGGGATCCGTGGATCCTGCTTATCCTGCGTTGCCAGTTTCAGGGCATCAAGCGGTTTGATGACTTTCAGGGACATTTGCAGATCTCCTCCAGTGTTTTGACGGACCGGTTGGGACGGCTTGTCAAAGCTGGTCTGTTGCACAAAGAGCAGGACAAGCAAGACAAGCGCGGCACGGTTTATCTGCTCACTGAAAAGGGTCTGGATTTTTATCCGGTGATGATTGCGCTGCACCAATGGAGTGAGCGCTGGGAAGCGCGAGAAGGTGGCCCGCGATTGGAGTTGCTGGACAAAGTTAAGGGGGAGGCTGTGCGCGAGGTGCGGGTGCTTTCCCAAGACTACAAAGAATTAGGTGCCCGGGATGTTGTGGCTCAGATCGGTGATCAGGGCGGCGACATGATGCAGGACATTCAGGACAGATTGAAGAAGCGAAGAGGGGATACTGCCTAA
- the torD gene encoding molecular chaperone TorD, producing the protein MGKHEDITLANNDRSLVYRWLASFFTTEVKAETLESYGSPEGKALLEVFAMAPALVPLTAELTKLADQHKTQPQLTLDLASAFSKLFLGAGGQRTAPPYESAYFNEKGTLFQKPTAEMNEILQDLGISVNHSLKEPADHLGIQLNVLAEYIDREALAEANGDSTLAQTFHQNQISFFSSHLLNWVPTFCESCKLFDSVGLYKELATSLESWLTADFELLSEGKDRP; encoded by the coding sequence ATGGGTAAGCACGAAGATATCACCCTGGCAAACAATGATAGATCCCTCGTCTACCGTTGGCTGGCAAGCTTCTTCACCACAGAAGTGAAAGCAGAAACACTGGAGAGCTACGGCTCTCCAGAAGGCAAAGCCCTCTTGGAGGTGTTTGCGATGGCCCCAGCATTGGTTCCGCTCACAGCAGAACTCACCAAACTAGCGGACCAACACAAAACACAGCCTCAGTTGACCTTGGATCTCGCATCAGCCTTCTCCAAGCTGTTTTTGGGAGCCGGCGGCCAACGCACAGCCCCGCCTTATGAGTCTGCCTACTTTAATGAAAAAGGCACGCTCTTCCAAAAGCCGACTGCTGAAATGAACGAGATTCTGCAAGATCTTGGCATCTCGGTAAACCACTCTTTGAAAGAGCCGGCAGATCACCTTGGCATCCAGCTCAACGTGCTAGCGGAATACATAGACCGCGAAGCTTTGGCAGAGGCGAATGGCGATAGCACTCTGGCGCAAACCTTCCACCAAAACCAGATTTCGTTCTTCTCCAGCCACCTGCTCAACTGGGTCCCCACGTTTTGCGAGAGCTGCAAACTGTTTGATTCTGTCGGGCTTTACAAAGAGTTGGCAACCTCACTCGAAAGCTGGCTAACAGCCGATTTTGAGCTTTTGAGTGAGGGAAAAGACAGACCCTAA
- a CDS encoding nitronate monooxygenase family protein → MALPDILKKTLRLPVVGSPLFIISNPDLVIAQCKAGIVGSFPALNARPKEKLEDWLIQITGELAAYDAANPDKPSAPFAVNQIVHRSNDRLEHDVALCVKYKVPIVISSLGARAEVFDAVHSYGGIVLHDIITNTHAKKAVAKGADGLIAVAAGAGGHAGTTSPFALIQEIREWYEGPLLLSGSIGSGRSILAAQAMGADLAYIGSAFIATEEANAEQAYKQMIVDSGAEDIVYSNLFTGVHGNYLKPSIENAGMDPSNLAEGNLKTMDFGSDKDKPKSWKEIWGCGQGIGAIKSIGTVAELVATFTADYEKARKELIGSTASLEAAE, encoded by the coding sequence ATGGCGTTGCCAGATATTTTGAAAAAGACATTACGGTTGCCTGTTGTTGGTAGCCCGCTGTTTATCATCAGCAACCCGGACCTTGTTATTGCGCAGTGTAAGGCCGGTATTGTTGGCTCGTTTCCTGCGCTTAACGCAAGGCCGAAGGAAAAGCTGGAGGACTGGCTGATCCAGATCACGGGGGAGCTGGCAGCCTATGATGCCGCGAACCCGGATAAGCCATCAGCCCCATTTGCCGTCAATCAGATTGTGCATCGCTCCAATGATCGGCTGGAACATGATGTAGCGCTCTGTGTGAAGTACAAAGTGCCAATCGTGATTTCCTCGCTTGGGGCGCGGGCGGAAGTGTTTGATGCGGTGCATTCGTATGGCGGTATTGTTCTGCACGACATCATCACCAACACCCACGCGAAGAAAGCGGTTGCAAAAGGGGCTGACGGCTTGATTGCTGTTGCTGCCGGTGCGGGTGGTCATGCTGGCACAACTTCTCCTTTCGCGCTTATTCAGGAAATTCGTGAGTGGTATGAAGGCCCGTTGTTGCTCTCAGGTAGTATTGGGAGCGGTCGGTCTATTTTAGCTGCGCAGGCTATGGGTGCTGATCTGGCGTATATCGGCTCTGCGTTTATTGCGACAGAAGAGGCCAACGCGGAGCAAGCCTACAAGCAGATGATCGTGGACAGTGGTGCCGAAGACATCGTGTACTCCAACCTGTTTACAGGTGTACATGGCAACTACCTGAAACCATCCATTGAGAACGCGGGTATGGATCCGAGTAATCTGGCGGAAGGCAACCTTAAAACCATGGACTTTGGCAGTGATAAGGACAAGCCAAAGAGCTGGAAAGAAATCTGGGGCTGTGGTCAGGGCATTGGTGCGATTAAGTCTATTGGCACTGTTGCAGAGTTGGTTGCCACGTTTACCGCCGACTATGAGAAAGCCCGGAAAGAGCTGATCGGTTCGACCGCTTCTCTGGAAGCTGCGGAATAA
- a CDS encoding sodium-dependent transporter: MKREQWGSRFGFIMAAAGSAVGLGNIWKFPYLAGTEGGGAFLAVYLLIMATIGVGLIMAEIAIGRAAKLNPVGAFRALGGKLWMPTGILGVVTSFLILSFYSVVGGWTIAYLVKSVVGSIHVNEPELLAGQFTELVSGIGEPILYHGAFMVLTIGIVLLGVAKGIERAVKVLMPLLFVLLMVLVVRSVTLPGAWEGIEFFLVPDWSQVDGPMIRTALGQAFFSLSLGMGAMITYGSYLDRGADIPNAAYWVVFLAAMVAVLGGLLVLPAVFAFGMDPAAGPGLTFITLPAVFGEMIGGYFFQILFFAMLLIAALTSSISLLAIPVAYFAEEFRVSRKWSAIIVGFLIFLLGIPCSLAMGIWGDVKFFGMNIFDLMAYGVDAYTLPLGGILTALFAGWIVLEKVGQELTNEGTLQFGLMTSFTWIMRIVAPMAVLWVMVSGLLAG, translated from the coding sequence ATGAAACGTGAGCAATGGGGAAGCCGCTTCGGCTTCATTATGGCGGCTGCAGGCTCTGCAGTTGGTCTGGGTAATATCTGGAAATTCCCATATCTGGCAGGTACCGAGGGCGGCGGCGCTTTCCTCGCGGTCTATCTTCTCATCATGGCAACGATTGGCGTTGGTCTGATCATGGCAGAAATTGCCATTGGTCGTGCGGCTAAGCTTAATCCTGTCGGTGCCTTCCGTGCTCTGGGCGGTAAGCTTTGGATGCCCACTGGTATTCTTGGTGTGGTCACCAGCTTCCTGATCCTGTCGTTCTATTCCGTTGTTGGTGGTTGGACGATTGCATATCTGGTGAAGAGTGTTGTTGGTTCCATACACGTGAATGAGCCTGAGTTGCTTGCCGGGCAGTTCACCGAGCTTGTAAGCGGCATAGGAGAGCCAATCCTGTATCATGGTGCCTTTATGGTGCTCACTATTGGCATCGTGTTGCTGGGCGTTGCAAAGGGTATTGAACGCGCAGTTAAAGTGCTGATGCCGCTGCTGTTTGTCCTGTTGATGGTTCTTGTGGTTCGCAGTGTGACATTGCCGGGTGCGTGGGAAGGTATTGAATTCTTTCTGGTGCCTGACTGGTCGCAGGTAGATGGACCCATGATACGGACAGCTCTTGGACAGGCCTTCTTCAGCCTTTCCCTTGGTATGGGCGCGATGATCACCTATGGCTCTTACCTTGACCGGGGCGCTGATATTCCAAATGCGGCTTACTGGGTGGTGTTCCTTGCAGCTATGGTCGCGGTGCTTGGTGGTTTGCTTGTTCTTCCCGCTGTGTTTGCGTTTGGTATGGATCCAGCTGCCGGACCGGGTCTTACTTTTATCACTCTGCCAGCTGTGTTTGGTGAGATGATTGGCGGTTACTTCTTCCAAATCCTCTTCTTTGCGATGCTTTTGATTGCAGCTCTTACCTCTTCCATTTCGTTGCTTGCTATTCCTGTTGCATACTTTGCGGAGGAGTTTAGGGTTTCGCGCAAGTGGTCAGCAATCATTGTAGGTTTTTTGATCTTCCTACTGGGTATTCCATGCTCGCTTGCAATGGGCATTTGGGGTGATGTTAAGTTCTTTGGAATGAACATCTTCGACCTGATGGCTTATGGCGTTGATGCCTACACCCTGCCATTGGGCGGTATTTTGACAGCTCTGTTTGCAGGTTGGATTGTGCTGGAGAAGGTTGGGCAGGAATTGACCAATGAAGGCACATTGCAGTTTGGGTTGATGACCAGCTTCACTTGGATTATGCGGATTGTTGCGCCAATGGCTGTTCTATGGGTCATGGTTTCCGGTTTGCTTGCTGGTTAA
- a CDS encoding sodium-dependent transporter — MQREHWGSRIGFILAAAGSAVGLGNIWKFPYLVGAEGGGAFLIVYVAFLIAIGLCVMIAEIALGRRAQANPFGAFGRIGGKGWSVFGFLAVLTAFIILSFYSVVGGWTIAYIVKTLTGGFVGYTGSEFESHFGALVTDAVEPVVYHGAFMAISVLIVIKGITGGIEKASKIMMPLLFVLLALLVVRSLTLPGAMAGVEYFLVPDWSHLNADMVSAALGQAFFTLSLGMGALITYGSYLGKKESIPNAAMWVVGLDLLVAVLAGFLILPAVFAFGMDPAAGPGLTFITLPAIFAELPFGLVIQLSFFLLLFVAAITSAISLLQVVVAFVCEEFNVARKPATIWVGLAIFLFGVPSSLALGVWGDITFFGMNIFDLLGYITDNYFLPLGAIATCLVAGWVSYDSFTDEVTNGGERPFAYLTAWKWMCRVVAPIAIIWVMIHALL; from the coding sequence ATGCAACGAGAGCATTGGGGAAGTCGTATCGGCTTCATTCTGGCTGCTGCAGGTTCTGCGGTAGGCCTTGGTAATATCTGGAAATTTCCTTATTTGGTTGGCGCGGAAGGCGGCGGGGCGTTCCTCATTGTCTACGTGGCATTTCTTATCGCAATTGGCCTGTGTGTCATGATTGCGGAGATTGCGCTGGGCCGTCGTGCTCAGGCTAACCCGTTTGGCGCTTTTGGTCGTATTGGCGGCAAAGGCTGGTCGGTCTTTGGCTTTCTGGCGGTTTTGACCGCGTTTATCATTCTCTCATTCTATTCCGTTGTGGGTGGTTGGACCATTGCTTACATCGTTAAGACGTTAACCGGTGGTTTTGTTGGTTACACGGGGTCAGAGTTTGAAAGTCACTTCGGCGCGCTGGTAACAGATGCTGTTGAGCCAGTTGTGTATCACGGTGCATTTATGGCCATTAGTGTGCTGATCGTTATCAAAGGGATCACCGGCGGTATCGAAAAAGCATCCAAAATCATGATGCCGCTCCTGTTCGTTCTGCTGGCGCTGCTGGTGGTTCGATCTCTGACGCTACCGGGCGCGATGGCTGGCGTGGAGTACTTCCTGGTTCCTGACTGGTCGCACTTGAATGCGGATATGGTGAGTGCTGCGCTGGGTCAGGCATTCTTCACGCTCTCCCTTGGTATGGGTGCGCTGATTACCTACGGTTCTTATCTGGGTAAGAAGGAAAGCATTCCGAATGCAGCCATGTGGGTTGTTGGGTTGGATCTGCTGGTTGCCGTCCTTGCCGGCTTCCTTATCCTTCCCGCAGTGTTTGCTTTTGGTATGGATCCAGCTGCCGGGCCGGGTCTGACCTTTATCACTCTGCCCGCGATTTTTGCTGAACTGCCCTTTGGATTGGTCATTCAGCTGAGCTTCTTCCTGCTGTTGTTTGTAGCTGCGATCACCTCTGCAATCTCCTTGTTGCAGGTTGTGGTGGCATTCGTCTGCGAAGAGTTCAATGTTGCACGTAAGCCAGCGACCATCTGGGTTGGTTTGGCGATCTTCTTGTTTGGCGTTCCAAGTTCTTTGGCGCTGGGCGTTTGGGGAGATATTACGTTCTTTGGAATGAACATCTTCGACCTGCTTGGTTACATCACTGACAACTACTTCCTGCCACTTGGCGCTATTGCGACTTGTCTGGTTGCCGGTTGGGTGAGCTACGACAGTTTTACTGATGAAGTTACTAACGGCGGCGAACGTCCCTTTGCATACCTCACTGCATGGAAATGGATGTGCCGTGTTGTTGCTCCGATTGCGATTATCTGGGTGATGATCCACGCTCTGCTGTAA
- a CDS encoding anhydro-N-acetylmuramic acid kinase — protein MAAQWCIGLMTGTVMDGNIDIAMIKTDGRTIEEFGPYTLAAYPPETNKLIAEAMAAAQSWNFATEEPEIFSRAEKALSEAQGHAISQFLSKNTTSTQNIALIGFHGQTVLHRAPLNGNKGATRQLGDGQIIADILGIPVIYDFRSQDIEAGGQGAPLAAIYHQALLRSAGLSEDPTGTAILNLGGVGNISWWDGKDTLIAFDTGPANAPLNDWINAHGRGEMDLDGKIAQSGAVDEARLKDLLNNPYFTQAYPKSLDRYSFTKTMADGLSLEDGAATLTAFSASAVGKGLDCLPLRPKRLVVCGGGRKNPHLLREIERCANVATVQAEDLGWRGDAVEAECFAFLAARCDQGLPISFPGTTGVPSAMSGGTKTYPRSQRA, from the coding sequence ATGGCGGCGCAATGGTGCATCGGTCTGATGACCGGAACAGTGATGGATGGCAACATCGACATCGCCATGATCAAAACCGATGGCAGAACCATCGAAGAGTTTGGCCCCTACACACTTGCAGCCTACCCCCCCGAAACCAATAAGTTGATCGCCGAGGCAATGGCTGCCGCTCAGAGTTGGAATTTCGCTACTGAGGAGCCTGAAATCTTCTCGCGAGCGGAAAAGGCACTGAGTGAGGCTCAAGGCCACGCAATTTCACAATTCCTTTCAAAAAACACGACTTCCACGCAAAATATTGCGTTGATCGGTTTTCACGGTCAAACAGTTCTGCACCGCGCACCACTCAACGGGAACAAAGGGGCCACCCGTCAACTCGGAGACGGGCAAATCATTGCAGATATCCTCGGCATCCCCGTTATCTACGATTTCCGCAGTCAGGATATTGAAGCCGGAGGACAAGGCGCACCTTTGGCAGCCATCTATCATCAGGCCTTGCTGCGCAGCGCTGGCCTTTCTGAAGATCCAACAGGCACAGCAATCCTCAACCTCGGCGGTGTTGGCAATATCTCCTGGTGGGATGGCAAAGACACGCTGATCGCCTTCGACACCGGACCAGCCAACGCGCCCCTCAATGACTGGATCAACGCCCACGGCAGGGGTGAGATGGATCTGGATGGAAAAATCGCACAAAGCGGTGCCGTTGACGAAGCGCGTCTTAAAGATCTACTCAATAATCCATATTTCACGCAGGCCTACCCCAAATCACTGGATCGCTACAGCTTTACCAAGACCATGGCAGATGGCTTATCCTTAGAAGATGGCGCAGCCACCTTAACCGCCTTTTCAGCCTCCGCAGTTGGCAAGGGGTTGGACTGTCTCCCTCTTCGGCCTAAACGGCTTGTGGTCTGTGGCGGAGGGCGCAAAAACCCTCACCTGCTGCGAGAAATAGAGCGCTGCGCAAACGTCGCAACCGTACAAGCAGAGGACCTTGGCTGGCGCGGAGATGCGGTTGAGGCCGAGTGCTTCGCCTTCCTGGCTGCCAGATGCGACCAAGGCCTGCCCATCAGCTTTCCCGGAACAACCGGCGTACCCTCAGCCATGTCAGGTGGCACAAAAACTTATCCTCGTTCACAGCGGGCATAA
- a CDS encoding response regulator, with protein MSNKSHILVVDDDLTSRVALSGYFETEGYHVSEAEDGAQMRAVFAVGNVDLIMLDIRLPDDDGLTLLKEVRKHSDVGVIMVTGRTDDVDRIVALEMEADDYVMKPFNPRELLARSKNLLRRVKAGRAHVPADVRVRNFAGWQLDLDKRRLLSAAQEDVRLTRGEFELLAALCENTGRVLTRDNLLDYLNHREWDPSDRTVDVLIGRLRRKIEVNPKDPSLIVTVHGVGYVFTGTD; from the coding sequence ATGTCTAACAAGTCACACATTCTCGTTGTTGATGATGATCTCACCAGCCGCGTCGCACTTTCCGGGTATTTTGAGACTGAAGGCTACCATGTTTCGGAGGCGGAAGACGGGGCGCAAATGCGTGCTGTTTTTGCTGTTGGAAATGTGGATCTGATCATGCTTGATATCCGCCTGCCCGATGATGATGGCCTGACTCTCCTGAAGGAAGTGCGCAAGCATTCTGACGTCGGCGTGATTATGGTGACAGGCCGGACTGATGATGTAGACCGCATTGTTGCGCTTGAAATGGAAGCCGACGATTATGTGATGAAACCGTTCAACCCGCGAGAATTGTTGGCGCGTTCCAAGAACCTATTGCGCCGTGTTAAAGCCGGGCGTGCCCATGTGCCTGCAGATGTGCGGGTGAGGAATTTTGCTGGTTGGCAGTTGGATCTGGATAAACGACGGTTGCTTTCTGCCGCGCAGGAAGATGTGCGCCTGACACGAGGTGAGTTTGAGCTTCTGGCGGCGCTTTGTGAAAACACGGGCCGCGTTCTTACACGAGATAACCTGCTGGATTACCTCAACCACCGCGAATGGGATCCGAGTGACCGTACCGTGGATGTTTTGATTGGACGGCTGCGCCGGAAAATCGAAGTGAACCCCAAAGATCCCTCCCTCATCGTGACGGTTCATGGGGTTGGTTACGTCTTTACCGGCACAGATTGA
- the torA gene encoding trimethylamine-N-oxide reductase TorA — protein MSKIMANYTSRRSFLKGASALGALGVLAPSIFTPGAAFAATNGEVFSGSHWGAFRAVVKDGRWTEVKPWELDPSPSHQLAGVMDSVYSPSRIKYPMVRRSYLENGRGASVEERGNGDFVRVSWDKALELVAQELQYAKATHGPRSVFTGTYGWKSAGKVHNSRSLLRRMLNRGLQMPNVTHTGDYSTAASQVIMPHVMGTLEVYEQQTSWPVVVENTDVLVVWGADPVKTNQIDWLIADHDSYGYLEEYKKTGKKVICIDPLKSKTAEFFDADWVQVKPQTDVALMLGMAHTLYTEELYDADFMDEYTAGFDKFLPYMLGETDKTPKSAEWASEICGVPVEKIKELARLFMGNRTMLTSGWSMQRQHHGEQPHWMLVTLASMIGQIGLPGGGFGLSYHYSNGGVPTSDGPALSGMNDGGAMEGSVSIPVARVVEMLERPGEEYDFNGTRYTFPDIKIAYWAGGNPFHHHQDRNRMIKAWQKLETVIVQDYQWTATARFADIVLPAASAYERNDIEAMGSYSNKATCAMKKIVDPVFEARSEYDIFADLSDRLGNKEAFTEGRDEMDWIKFFYEKAQSQAATKNIEMPDFDKFWEDGVVVHPVSQASKDYVRYADFREDPLLEPLGTPSGKIEIYSKNIEKMGYDDCPPHPMWMEPLERLDGPNAKFPVHVNSAHPDDRLHSQLCGTILREGYAVAGREPCMINPKDAEARGIKSGDVVRIFNDRGQTLAGAIVSEDIMPNVIRLYEGGWYDPVEGGKIGSLCAYGDINTLTPDLGTSKLAQGNCSHTVIADFEKFEGELPEVKVFTAPTNG, from the coding sequence ATGTCAAAGATCATGGCAAACTATACGTCCCGACGTAGCTTCCTGAAGGGCGCATCTGCACTAGGCGCTCTTGGGGTACTGGCTCCCTCAATCTTCACCCCCGGCGCTGCATTTGCTGCGACGAACGGAGAAGTTTTCTCCGGCAGTCACTGGGGTGCATTCCGGGCAGTTGTAAAAGATGGCCGCTGGACAGAGGTTAAGCCTTGGGAGTTGGATCCTTCCCCTAGCCATCAGCTCGCTGGTGTAATGGATTCCGTTTACTCACCATCCCGCATCAAATACCCAATGGTTCGCCGCTCTTACCTTGAAAACGGTCGCGGAGCATCTGTTGAAGAACGCGGCAACGGTGATTTCGTACGCGTAAGCTGGGATAAAGCGCTTGAGCTCGTAGCTCAGGAACTGCAATACGCCAAAGCAACGCACGGCCCACGCAGTGTCTTCACTGGCACCTACGGCTGGAAGAGCGCAGGTAAAGTTCATAACAGCCGCAGCCTGCTGCGCCGTATGCTCAACCGCGGCCTGCAAATGCCAAACGTAACTCACACAGGTGATTACTCCACTGCTGCATCACAGGTAATCATGCCGCACGTGATGGGTACGCTGGAAGTATACGAACAACAGACCTCTTGGCCAGTTGTTGTCGAAAACACCGATGTTCTTGTTGTTTGGGGTGCTGATCCGGTCAAAACCAACCAGATCGATTGGCTCATCGCAGACCATGACAGCTACGGCTATCTGGAAGAGTACAAAAAGACCGGCAAAAAAGTCATTTGTATTGACCCACTGAAGTCCAAAACAGCTGAATTCTTTGATGCTGACTGGGTGCAGGTCAAACCACAGACCGACGTTGCCTTGATGCTCGGCATGGCACATACGCTCTACACAGAAGAACTGTATGATGCAGACTTCATGGACGAGTACACAGCAGGCTTCGATAAATTCCTGCCTTACATGCTTGGCGAAACAGACAAAACACCAAAATCTGCGGAATGGGCCTCTGAAATCTGTGGCGTTCCGGTTGAAAAAATCAAAGAACTGGCTCGCTTGTTCATGGGCAACCGCACCATGCTCACCAGTGGTTGGTCCATGCAGCGTCAGCACCACGGCGAACAACCACATTGGATGCTTGTTACCCTCGCGTCCATGATCGGCCAGATCGGTCTTCCAGGCGGTGGCTTCGGTCTCTCCTACCACTACTCCAACGGCGGCGTACCAACATCCGATGGCCCAGCTCTGTCTGGCATGAACGATGGCGGCGCTATGGAAGGGTCTGTCTCTATCCCTGTTGCCCGCGTTGTTGAAATGCTGGAAAGACCAGGCGAAGAATACGACTTCAACGGCACACGCTACACCTTCCCTGACATCAAGATTGCCTACTGGGCTGGCGGTAACCCGTTCCACCACCATCAGGATCGCAACCGGATGATCAAGGCCTGGCAGAAACTGGAAACAGTGATTGTTCAGGATTATCAGTGGACTGCAACAGCTCGCTTTGCCGATATCGTGCTTCCGGCAGCGTCTGCTTATGAGCGCAACGACATTGAAGCAATGGGCTCTTACTCCAACAAAGCAACATGTGCGATGAAGAAGATCGTTGATCCGGTCTTTGAAGCGCGCAGCGAATACGACATTTTCGCCGATCTGTCCGACCGCCTTGGCAACAAGGAAGCCTTTACTGAAGGTCGCGACGAAATGGACTGGATTAAATTCTTCTACGAGAAAGCTCAAAGCCAGGCAGCAACTAAGAACATTGAGATGCCTGACTTCGATAAGTTCTGGGAAGACGGCGTTGTCGTACACCCAGTTTCTCAAGCCAGCAAAGACTACGTACGTTACGCAGACTTCCGCGAAGATCCGCTTCTTGAACCCCTTGGAACACCATCCGGTAAAATCGAGATCTACTCCAAGAACATCGAGAAAATGGGCTACGACGACTGTCCTCCGCACCCAATGTGGATGGAGCCACTCGAACGCCTTGATGGTCCAAACGCGAAGTTCCCGGTCCACGTCAACTCCGCTCACCCCGATGATCGTCTGCACTCCCAGCTTTGCGGCACGATCCTCCGCGAAGGCTATGCAGTTGCAGGACGTGAACCATGCATGATCAACCCGAAAGACGCAGAAGCACGCGGCATCAAATCCGGTGACGTGGTTCGTATCTTCAACGATCGTGGCCAGACCCTTGCTGGCGCTATTGTAAGTGAAGATATTATGCCAAACGTCATCCGCCTTTACGAAGGTGGTTGGTACGATCCAGTTGAAGGTGGCAAAATTGGTAGCCTGTGTGCCTACGGCGATATCAACACTTTGACCCCTGACCTTGGCACGTCCAAATTGGCTCAAGGCAACTGTAGTCACACCGTAATTGCTGACTTCGAAAAGTTCGAAGGCGAACTTCCAGAAGTGAAAGTATTTACGGCTCCAACCAACGGATAA
- a CDS encoding NapC/NirT family cytochrome c codes for MKIWQLLRTKTAIFPISLLLLVTFATGIVFWGGFNTAMDYTNTLDFCVSCHEMRSTVYEEYKKSPHFSNASGVQAVCSDCHVPKETIPKIIRKVKAAKEVYSKLTGKIDTKKKFEAHRLTMAKSVWAEMEANDSKQCRNCHKQASMDFKKQHPKASKTMQQGFKDGQTCISCHKGIAHKLPDMSQGFKTMFDDLKALSAREGAKADRLYAITSKPYFMELKTAEKGGKNSGRLMGGTDVTVLERDGNFVKVRMAGWQQDKVDRIIYALRGQRIFSVTVSKKIIDKIERLKTEVDPDTELTWHQVQLDAWVSKENLVSDPNQLWAYTKEMYSSSCSTCHGLRDPEHFLANQWIGSLKAMKRFISLDKEQYRLLQKYLQLNAKDTGGKASHG; via the coding sequence ATGAAAATCTGGCAACTCCTGCGGACGAAAACCGCAATTTTCCCAATCAGTTTGCTTCTCTTGGTGACTTTCGCGACTGGCATTGTGTTCTGGGGTGGGTTCAACACCGCCATGGACTACACAAACACACTGGACTTCTGTGTGTCCTGCCACGAGATGCGGAGCACTGTTTATGAGGAGTACAAAAAATCCCCTCACTTCTCCAACGCATCCGGCGTGCAAGCAGTCTGTTCAGACTGTCACGTACCGAAGGAAACCATTCCAAAAATCATCCGCAAGGTGAAGGCGGCCAAGGAAGTTTATTCCAAGCTCACCGGCAAAATCGACACCAAGAAAAAGTTTGAAGCACATCGTCTGACCATGGCCAAAAGCGTATGGGCGGAGATGGAAGCCAACGATTCCAAGCAATGTCGTAACTGCCACAAACAAGCCTCTATGGATTTCAAGAAGCAGCATCCCAAAGCTTCAAAAACCATGCAGCAGGGCTTCAAAGACGGTCAAACCTGTATTTCCTGTCACAAAGGCATCGCACACAAATTGCCAGACATGTCTCAGGGCTTCAAAACCATGTTTGATGACTTGAAAGCTCTGTCAGCACGCGAAGGTGCAAAAGCAGATCGCCTCTACGCCATCACCAGCAAACCATACTTCATGGAACTGAAAACCGCAGAAAAAGGCGGCAAGAACAGTGGTCGTTTGATGGGCGGAACCGACGTCACCGTTCTGGAACGCGATGGTAATTTCGTGAAAGTCCGCATGGCGGGCTGGCAGCAGGATAAAGTGGACCGCATCATCTACGCGCTGCGCGGCCAACGCATTTTCTCCGTCACGGTAAGCAAAAAAATCATCGACAAGATCGAGCGCCTGAAAACCGAAGTTGATCCAGATACAGAGCTCACATGGCATCAGGTCCAACTGGACGCATGGGTCTCCAAGGAGAACCTCGTTTCAGATCCAAACCAGCTCTGGGCGTACACCAAAGAAATGTACAGCTCCAGCTGCTCCACCTGTCATGGCCTGCGCGATCCGGAACACTTCCTCGCCAATCAGTGGATTGGCTCCCTGAAAGCAATGAAGCGCTTCATCTCCCTCGACAAAGAACAATACCGTCTCCTCCAGAAATACCTGCAGCTCAACGCAAAAGACACCGGTGGAAAGGCCTCACATGGGTAA